One Mucilaginibacter ginkgonis genomic region harbors:
- a CDS encoding AAA family ATPase, which translates to MSHNYTPPHHYFERPMEIELIRSMCQKRPAPVKAEPIGTAEDGFITKKASEWLAESDKLPDAKMLFDRFWYENELCILFADTNTGKSILAVQLADSISRESCVGNFELTVSTQTVLYIDFELSAKQFSTRYSDGVYGMYRFGDNFLRSSVNPDAKGAHRFKNRGEYIINALENAILNAKAKVLIIDNITCLGSGTHGALPALNLISQLQDIKNKYKISILVLAHTPKRNGSKPISRDDLQGSKMLINFCDSAFAIGDSATQPGQRYLKQIKQRNTAETYGPDNVCLCRIVKHYNFLQFEFTDQGIETDHLRPRLINLTAEVEQKIIELHAEGQSIRQIAAQTGYSASHVYRVLKGAGK; encoded by the coding sequence ATGTCGCACAACTACACTCCGCCTCACCATTATTTTGAACGCCCTATGGAGATAGAGCTCATCCGTTCCATGTGCCAGAAACGGCCAGCACCTGTAAAAGCCGAACCGATCGGTACGGCAGAAGATGGCTTTATCACCAAGAAAGCTTCGGAATGGCTTGCCGAATCCGATAAACTACCCGATGCCAAAATGCTGTTCGACAGGTTTTGGTATGAAAATGAACTTTGCATCCTTTTTGCCGATACCAACACGGGCAAATCTATACTGGCCGTGCAGCTGGCAGATTCGATCAGCAGGGAAAGCTGCGTAGGTAATTTCGAGTTGACCGTTAGCACGCAAACGGTTTTGTACATCGATTTCGAATTGTCTGCCAAGCAGTTCAGCACCCGCTACTCGGACGGGGTTTATGGCATGTACCGTTTCGGCGATAATTTCTTACGCTCGTCTGTAAACCCCGATGCCAAAGGCGCCCATCGCTTTAAGAACCGGGGCGAGTATATCATCAACGCGCTGGAGAATGCCATCCTGAACGCCAAGGCCAAAGTGCTCATCATCGATAATATTACCTGCCTGGGCTCGGGCACGCATGGTGCATTGCCTGCACTGAACCTCATCAGCCAGTTGCAGGACATTAAAAACAAATACAAGATCTCCATACTGGTTCTGGCGCACACCCCCAAACGTAACGGCAGCAAACCCATATCTCGCGACGACCTGCAGGGCAGTAAGATGCTCATCAATTTTTGCGACAGCGCGTTTGCCATTGGCGACAGCGCTACACAACCCGGCCAGCGCTACCTTAAGCAAATAAAACAACGCAACACTGCAGAAACCTATGGCCCCGACAACGTTTGCCTGTGCAGGATAGTGAAGCACTACAACTTTCTGCAATTTGAGTTTACAGACCAGGGCATAGAAACTGACCATTTGCGGCCAAGGTTAATAAACCTGACCGCCGAGGTTGAGCAAAAAATAATAGAACTGCACGC
- a CDS encoding beta-1,6-N-acetylglucosaminyltransferase codes for MKIAHLILAHRDLAQVARLVKQIAHPGSFVVIHIDKKCDMQGFLELEKQPDVYLMKNRIDVNWGGYSIVEATINGLRAIVELRREFDFVNLISGQDYPIKPIAEFNALLEENKGKCFFNYCLPGEPWLEEAQQKINTYNLTDWKLKGKYALQKLLNIALPKRTAPAGYTVIGFSAWFTIDAEATRYILKCCDDKLPITGFFKYSWGSDEMFFQTLIYNSPLKDKMVNHNYRYIDWSEKNPRPKTLTMADAPALKASDAFFARKFDQDAEVLDYIDQNLLSNS; via the coding sequence GTGAAAATTGCTCATCTCATTTTAGCCCATAGAGACCTGGCGCAGGTTGCCCGTCTTGTAAAACAAATTGCCCATCCCGGAAGCTTTGTTGTTATCCACATTGACAAAAAGTGCGACATGCAGGGCTTCCTGGAACTTGAAAAGCAACCTGACGTTTACTTAATGAAAAACCGCATCGACGTAAATTGGGGTGGGTACAGCATTGTTGAGGCTACGATCAATGGACTAAGGGCGATCGTAGAGTTGAGGAGGGAGTTTGACTTTGTAAACCTGATCAGCGGGCAGGATTATCCTATAAAACCTATCGCCGAATTCAACGCCCTGCTTGAAGAGAACAAAGGCAAGTGCTTTTTTAACTATTGCCTGCCGGGCGAACCCTGGCTGGAAGAAGCGCAGCAAAAGATCAACACCTACAACCTTACCGATTGGAAACTGAAAGGAAAATACGCCCTTCAAAAATTGCTGAATATAGCATTGCCAAAAAGGACAGCGCCTGCCGGTTATACGGTCATCGGTTTCTCTGCCTGGTTTACTATTGATGCAGAGGCTACGCGATACATCCTTAAATGCTGCGACGACAAGCTGCCGATCACCGGCTTCTTTAAATATAGCTGGGGCAGCGACGAGATGTTCTTCCAGACGCTTATCTATAATTCGCCCTTGAAAGATAAAATGGTTAACCACAATTACAGGTATATCGACTGGAGCGAGAAAAACCCGCGGCCTAAAACCCTTACCATGGCAGATGCACCTGCTTTAAAAGCAAGCGACGCATTCTTTGCCCGCAAATTCGACCAGGATGCCGAAGTGCTGGATTACATCGACCAAAACTTATTGAGCAATAGTTAG
- a CDS encoding ROK family transcriptional regulator, with protein MEAKAKAKKQDGLTDKVLKQFYFNHELSCADISARLNKSIPLITKSINELTAGGLVIEQGLAQSSGGRRPLLYSIKPDAIYVLAVAMDQLSLRIGLLDMHNKPVADVQQVELTLFKNTKSLQRLIEIINEYIKSSGVAKSKIAGIGIGMPGFVNIKEGINYSYLDAEGEDLKEVIGQATGLPVVIDNDSSLVALAEQRFGAAKDQKEVMVINLGWGIGLGMIINGKLFRGHDGFAGELSHIPLSENGELCNCGKRGCLEVEASMLAVAQKAIAGIKEGKITSLKHITDDPHKLAGDAIMDAANSGDHFAIDLLAEAGYKIGKALAILAHIMNPETIVLSGRGARVGKILQAPIQQAMNKYCIPRLVSNTSLKISEIGFDAELIGAAVLVMDNFKLNK; from the coding sequence ATGGAAGCGAAAGCAAAGGCTAAGAAACAAGACGGCTTGACCGATAAAGTTTTAAAGCAATTTTATTTTAACCATGAATTGTCGTGTGCCGATATCAGCGCCAGGCTGAATAAAAGCATACCCCTGATTACGAAATCAATCAACGAGCTCACTGCCGGCGGCCTTGTCATAGAACAGGGCCTCGCGCAGTCGAGTGGAGGCCGCCGCCCGTTACTATATTCCATAAAACCTGACGCTATATATGTCCTGGCCGTTGCAATGGACCAGTTATCGCTGCGCATTGGCCTTTTGGATATGCACAACAAACCTGTCGCCGATGTGCAGCAGGTAGAGCTTACCCTCTTTAAAAATACCAAGTCGCTGCAACGGCTAATTGAGATCATTAACGAGTACATCAAAAGTTCGGGCGTAGCCAAAAGTAAAATAGCCGGCATTGGTATTGGCATGCCGGGCTTTGTAAACATTAAAGAGGGGATCAATTACTCTTACCTGGATGCCGAGGGCGAGGACCTTAAAGAGGTAATAGGCCAGGCAACGGGTTTGCCTGTGGTTATTGATAACGACTCGAGTTTGGTGGCCCTTGCAGAACAGCGCTTTGGCGCGGCAAAAGATCAAAAAGAAGTAATGGTAATCAACCTGGGGTGGGGCATCGGCCTGGGGATGATCATCAACGGCAAGTTATTCCGTGGTCATGATGGCTTTGCAGGCGAACTGAGCCATATCCCCTTATCAGAAAATGGCGAACTATGTAACTGCGGTAAACGCGGGTGCCTGGAGGTTGAAGCGTCTATGCTGGCGGTTGCCCAAAAGGCGATAGCAGGTATTAAAGAAGGCAAGATCACCAGCCTGAAACATATTACAGACGACCCGCATAAACTTGCCGGAGATGCCATTATGGATGCCGCCAACAGCGGCGACCATTTCGCCATAGACTTGTTAGCTGAAGCCGGGTATAAAATCGGCAAGGCGCTGGCGATACTGGCGCACATCATGAACCCCGAGACCATTGTGCTTAGCGGCCGTGGAGCCCGGGTAGGCAAGATATTGCAGGCGCCCATTCAGCAGGCCATGAATAAATATTGCATTCCGCGGCTGGTGAGTAACACATCGCTCAAAATATCAGAAATTGGCTTTGATGCGGAGCTGATTGGTGCGGCAGTTTTAGTAATGGATAACTTTAAATTGAATAAATAG
- the nagB gene encoding glucosamine-6-phosphate deaminase: protein MARLNLLEETRYEKLPVTVYPDQRTASVTVAARIAKLIKAKAESGEKAVLGLATGVTPIAVYAELVRLHKEEGLSFKNVITFNLDEYFPMQPNAAQSYVTFMNENLFNHVDIDKNNVHIPDGTLPQEDVAEFCLNYERLIEEYGGLDFQLLGIGRTGHIGFNEPGSAPNSGTRLVTLDDLTRSDAARDFGGKQNVPTKAITMGVGTIFKAREIILMAWSQKKAPIVKKAVEGEISGEVPATYLQLSDNVEFVLDEGAASELTRFDTPWLVKDCVWHNLLKKKAVIWLATNVRKPILKLTEDDYNNNGMAQLAVEQGPVYDINIDIFNQIQHTITGWPGGKPNADDSQRPERANPAKKRSIVFSPHPDDDVISMGGTFIRLVDQGHDVHVAYQTSGNTAVWDDDVLRYMEFAIDFAESRGDDSADLHKVYDGMRSFFAVKQPNQIDTQEIRNVKGFIRKSEAIAGARFAGLPDSNIHFQALPFYETGKTQKNSVGDKDVELTMELLQKVKPHQVFVAGDFADPHGTHVVCFNIVLKALQRLAQTEEWVKDCWMWLYRGAWHEFKTYEIEMAVPLSPQEVLRKRNAIFKHQSQKDRPVFPGDDAREFWVRAEDRNRETARCYDELGLAEYAAMEAFVRYKF from the coding sequence ATGGCACGTTTAAATCTTCTTGAAGAGACCCGGTATGAGAAACTGCCGGTAACCGTTTACCCCGACCAGCGTACGGCATCAGTTACTGTCGCAGCCCGTATTGCAAAACTGATCAAAGCTAAAGCCGAGAGTGGCGAGAAGGCAGTTTTGGGTTTGGCTACCGGTGTAACCCCAATAGCGGTTTATGCAGAACTGGTACGCCTGCACAAAGAAGAAGGGCTTAGCTTCAAGAATGTGATCACATTTAACCTCGACGAATATTTCCCGATGCAGCCAAACGCTGCCCAAAGCTACGTGACGTTCATGAATGAAAATTTATTCAATCATGTCGATATCGATAAAAACAACGTACACATCCCTGATGGCACCTTGCCGCAGGAAGACGTGGCCGAATTTTGTCTTAACTATGAAAGGCTGATAGAAGAGTATGGCGGACTGGATTTCCAGTTATTGGGTATAGGGCGTACAGGCCACATCGGGTTTAATGAGCCCGGCTCGGCGCCAAATTCGGGCACCAGGCTGGTTACCCTCGACGACCTGACACGCAGCGATGCCGCCCGCGATTTCGGTGGCAAGCAAAACGTACCTACAAAAGCCATCACCATGGGTGTGGGAACAATCTTTAAGGCCCGTGAGATCATCCTGATGGCCTGGAGCCAAAAGAAGGCACCTATAGTTAAAAAGGCAGTTGAGGGAGAAATCTCGGGAGAGGTTCCTGCAACGTATCTGCAATTATCAGATAATGTAGAGTTTGTTCTGGATGAGGGTGCCGCTTCTGAACTTACCCGGTTTGATACCCCATGGCTGGTTAAGGACTGTGTCTGGCACAACCTGCTAAAAAAGAAAGCCGTCATCTGGTTAGCTACAAATGTCAGAAAACCAATTTTAAAGCTTACCGAAGATGATTATAATAATAATGGCATGGCACAACTTGCTGTAGAGCAGGGGCCGGTATATGACATCAACATAGACATCTTCAACCAGATACAACATACCATTACCGGCTGGCCGGGTGGTAAACCAAACGCCGACGATTCGCAACGGCCGGAACGCGCTAATCCGGCAAAAAAACGTTCGATAGTTTTTTCTCCGCACCCGGACGATGACGTGATCTCTATGGGTGGTACTTTCATCCGTTTGGTAGACCAGGGCCACGATGTGCACGTGGCTTATCAAACATCTGGCAATACTGCAGTGTGGGACGATGATGTGCTGCGCTATATGGAATTCGCGATTGACTTTGCCGAGAGCCGCGGCGACGACAGCGCAGACCTGCATAAAGTTTATGATGGCATGCGGTCTTTTTTCGCTGTTAAGCAGCCTAACCAGATAGACACTCAGGAGATACGTAACGTTAAGGGTTTTATACGCAAAAGTGAAGCTATCGCAGGCGCGCGTTTTGCAGGCTTGCCCGATTCAAACATCCATTTTCAGGCCTTACCTTTCTATGAAACCGGTAAAACACAAAAAAATTCTGTTGGTGACAAGGATGTGGAGTTAACCATGGAACTGCTCCAAAAAGTAAAGCCACACCAGGTATTTGTAGCAGGCGACTTTGCAGACCCGCACGGCACCCACGTAGTGTGCTTTAACATAGTTTTAAAAGCTTTACAAAGGTTAGCACAAACAGAAGAGTGGGTTAAAGATTGTTGGATGTGGCTATATCGCGGTGCGTGGCACGAGTTTAAAACATACGAAATTGAAATGGCGGTGCCACTTTCTCCGCAGGAGGTGTTGCGCAAACGCAACGCCATATTTAAACATCAGTCGCAAAAGGACAGACCGGTTTTCCCGGGCGATGACGCCCGCGAGTTTTGGGTGCGTGCCGAGGACCGCAACCGCGAAACCGCACGCTGTTATGACGAACTTGGCCTGGCAGAATATGCCGCGATGGAAGCCTTTGTGCGGTATAAATTTTAA
- a CDS encoding acyltransferase family protein, producing the protein MAGTTVKAPRLLSLDIFRGITIAAMILVNNPGNDHVYAPLEHSVWNGCTPTDLIFPSFLFMVGVAIVYAMQNKRATISHSKLILNAFRRMVMLILIAWGIQMFYHPDLAHLRFPGVLQRIAVVYFIATVIYVKTNQKTQDWLFGIFLVGYYIIMTFIPVPDGHAANLDPETNMGAWLDRLVFGTNHLWRSSKTWDPEGLLGTLPAIGTAIFGIRVGTWIKRTDRDETTKTVWLFVYGIVAVLLGMLIDLFFPINKALWTSSFVLYAGGLSTLGLTLCYWVVDVNKHNKLLWPFLVFGTNSIAAYILIDIWPGLINLIKVHHDGKVVKAMSYYNQVVFAPNFSPINASMFFALSLVIITWLIMYPLYRNKILIRV; encoded by the coding sequence ATGGCCGGAACAACTGTTAAAGCCCCCCGTCTGCTTTCTCTCGATATTTTCCGCGGTATTACTATTGCCGCAATGATACTGGTAAATAACCCCGGTAATGACCATGTCTATGCGCCGCTAGAGCATTCGGTGTGGAATGGATGTACACCAACAGATTTGATCTTCCCATCCTTCTTGTTTATGGTTGGCGTAGCCATTGTTTATGCTATGCAAAACAAGCGTGCAACGATAAGCCATAGCAAGCTGATCTTAAACGCTTTCAGGCGTATGGTGATGCTGATCCTCATTGCCTGGGGCATTCAAATGTTTTACCACCCAGATCTCGCCCACCTGCGCTTCCCGGGCGTGTTGCAGCGCATAGCTGTAGTATATTTTATAGCCACTGTTATCTATGTAAAAACAAATCAAAAAACGCAGGATTGGCTCTTCGGGATATTTTTGGTTGGCTATTATATCATCATGACATTTATCCCGGTTCCGGATGGTCATGCAGCTAACCTCGACCCTGAAACTAACATGGGTGCATGGCTGGATAGGTTAGTGTTTGGCACCAACCACCTATGGCGGTCATCAAAAACCTGGGACCCCGAAGGGTTGCTGGGTACACTGCCGGCAATTGGCACCGCAATATTCGGTATACGTGTAGGCACCTGGATAAAACGCACCGACCGCGACGAGACAACCAAAACCGTATGGCTGTTTGTTTACGGAATTGTAGCCGTATTGTTAGGTATGCTCATCGACCTGTTCTTCCCCATCAACAAAGCGCTTTGGACCAGTTCGTTTGTGCTGTATGCCGGCGGCCTGTCAACATTAGGATTAACACTTTGCTATTGGGTGGTCGATGTTAACAAGCATAATAAATTGTTGTGGCCATTCCTGGTATTTGGCACCAATTCTATAGCGGCTTATATCCTGATAGACATCTGGCCGGGATTGATCAACCTGATAAAAGTACATCACGATGGTAAGGTTGTAAAGGCGATGTCTTACTATAACCAGGTTGTGTTCGCGCCGAATTTTTCTCCTATAAACGCGTCTATGTTCTTTGCGCTTAGTCTGGTAATTATCACCTGGCTGATCATGTACCCGCTATATCGCAATAAAATTTTGATACGCGTGTAA
- a CDS encoding M16 family metallopeptidase → MNLKSLYACAAVLLVAGTGAYAQKRPVTIKKVAIGNTGKPIPVDPAVIIGNLPNGLTYYIRKNVQPKNRAELYLVNKAGSVLENDAQQGLAHFTEHMAFNGTRDFPKNQLVDYLQKSGVKFGADLNAYTSFDETVYQLPLPTDSAKVFAKGFSILANWAGYVSFDTDQINSERGVVLEEERLRGKNAQQRLQQQWLPVVLNNSRYAQRLPIGKVDILNNFKPETIKSFYHDWYRPDLQAVVAVGDFDPKQVEQLIKQNFSALKNPAKEKLRTKYNVPFRAGTKVKIATDKEFPYTMAQIFIKHAKVEDNTETGYLRDIKVALFNAMLNNRLSELTQKADPPYLFGQVNYGGFLGGQDALTEFAVAKSADKLKTAIDAVLDETERAREFGFTETELARAKESTMTAMENQWRERDKTPSVSFVGEYQRNFLQKEPIPGINWEYNFYKQHLAGIKLADINSLAGKFISDQNRDVIIMAADKDKDKLPAEATVLSWVNSRNKVTAYVDNVSNKPLIEKLPAPGKVASESKDAAVGTTMLTLGNGVKVILKPTDFKNNEILIRGFSFGGTSLAPDADFVSDNFADGVIASSGVGQLTQIQLSKMLAGKNVSITPFINETTEGIAGSTSPKDLETALQLVYLYFTQPRKDADVWQSNVEQYRSVLQNRSLDPQSVFSDTVTAVLSNHSFRRMTTTANQLDKVSLDKAYNFYKERFADAGDFTFTFVGNFDPEKIKPLLEQYLGSLPADAKHQSYKDLGIRTPMGKFTKSVYKGIGDKSVVDLVWTGNYDYNEANNLQLDALEEVVNIKLIERLREKESGVYSPRIQASYSKIPVGRYNITISFSCAPANVDKLINAAMEEIAKIKQNGPEKVDIEKFAAEEKRSTEVQLKENNFWATYLTGSAQNGTNPDLINDHIKNLDQVTPQTVKDAANKYFGANQINLVLYPEKK, encoded by the coding sequence ATGAATCTTAAAAGTTTATATGCTTGTGCTGCTGTTTTACTGGTAGCAGGAACAGGCGCATACGCGCAAAAAAGACCTGTTACAATTAAAAAAGTTGCTATTGGAAATACAGGTAAGCCAATACCGGTTGACCCCGCGGTTATCATTGGCAATTTGCCAAACGGTTTAACTTACTACATCCGCAAAAACGTTCAGCCAAAAAACCGTGCAGAGCTTTACCTGGTAAATAAGGCAGGCTCTGTTTTAGAGAACGATGCACAACAAGGCCTTGCGCACTTTACAGAGCACATGGCATTTAACGGAACCCGCGATTTTCCGAAGAACCAGTTGGTAGATTATCTGCAGAAATCGGGTGTAAAATTCGGTGCGGATTTAAATGCTTATACCAGCTTTGACGAGACAGTATACCAATTACCATTGCCAACAGACAGTGCGAAGGTATTTGCAAAAGGATTTTCGATCCTGGCCAATTGGGCAGGTTACGTAAGCTTCGACACAGACCAGATCAATAGCGAACGCGGTGTGGTTTTGGAAGAGGAGCGCCTGCGCGGGAAAAACGCACAGCAGCGTTTGCAGCAGCAATGGCTGCCTGTGGTATTAAACAACTCGCGCTATGCGCAGCGTTTGCCGATAGGAAAAGTAGACATCCTGAATAACTTCAAACCCGAAACGATAAAGAGCTTTTACCACGACTGGTACAGGCCCGATCTGCAGGCTGTTGTGGCTGTAGGTGATTTTGATCCTAAGCAGGTTGAGCAGTTGATCAAACAAAATTTTTCGGCCTTAAAAAATCCGGCAAAAGAAAAACTGAGGACCAAATACAACGTGCCTTTCCGCGCCGGAACTAAGGTAAAGATCGCCACCGATAAGGAATTCCCTTACACTATGGCGCAAATCTTTATTAAGCATGCTAAGGTTGAAGACAATACGGAAACCGGTTACCTGCGCGACATAAAAGTTGCCCTTTTTAACGCGATGCTTAACAACCGTTTAAGCGAACTGACGCAAAAAGCAGATCCGCCTTATCTATTCGGTCAGGTAAATTATGGTGGATTTTTGGGCGGGCAAGATGCCTTGACAGAATTTGCCGTGGCAAAATCGGCAGATAAATTAAAGACTGCTATCGATGCCGTACTCGACGAGACAGAGCGTGCACGCGAGTTTGGGTTTACCGAAACTGAGTTGGCCCGTGCAAAAGAGTCGACAATGACCGCCATGGAAAATCAATGGCGCGAGCGTGACAAGACACCATCCGTGTCTTTTGTCGGCGAATATCAGCGTAACTTCTTGCAAAAAGAACCCATACCCGGTATCAATTGGGAATATAATTTCTACAAACAACACCTGGCCGGTATCAAATTAGCCGATATCAACTCACTTGCCGGCAAGTTTATCAGCGACCAAAACCGCGATGTGATCATCATGGCTGCAGACAAAGACAAAGATAAACTACCGGCAGAGGCTACTGTTTTAAGCTGGGTGAACAGCCGTAACAAGGTGACAGCTTATGTAGATAATGTGAGCAATAAACCTTTAATAGAGAAGCTGCCGGCGCCCGGAAAGGTGGCGTCGGAATCAAAAGATGCCGCTGTAGGTACTACCATGCTTACGCTTGGCAATGGCGTAAAGGTGATCCTGAAACCTACAGACTTTAAAAACAATGAAATATTGATCCGCGGGTTTAGTTTCGGCGGCACGTCTCTGGCACCTGATGCCGATTTTGTGTCTGATAATTTTGCGGATGGCGTTATTGCCAGCAGTGGTGTTGGGCAGCTTACGCAAATTCAATTAAGTAAAATGCTGGCAGGTAAAAATGTTTCCATCACGCCGTTTATAAACGAAACTACCGAGGGCATTGCCGGCAGTACTTCACCGAAAGACCTGGAGACTGCGTTGCAATTGGTGTACCTGTACTTTACACAGCCGCGCAAAGATGCTGATGTTTGGCAATCTAATGTGGAGCAATACCGCAGTGTTTTGCAAAACCGCAGCCTCGACCCGCAGTCTGTATTTAGCGATACGGTTACCGCTGTACTGAGCAATCATAGCTTCCGCCGGATGACCACTACCGCTAACCAGTTGGATAAAGTAAGCCTGGACAAGGCTTATAATTTCTACAAAGAGCGCTTCGCAGATGCCGGCGACTTCACATTTACGTTTGTAGGAAACTTCGATCCGGAGAAAATAAAGCCATTGCTTGAACAATATCTGGGCAGTTTACCTGCCGATGCAAAACATCAGTCGTATAAAGACCTGGGCATACGCACGCCAATGGGCAAGTTTACCAAAAGTGTTTACAAAGGCATTGGCGATAAAAGCGTTGTCGACCTGGTGTGGACCGGCAACTACGATTATAACGAAGCCAACAACCTGCAATTAGATGCCTTAGAAGAGGTTGTAAATATTAAATTAATAGAACGCCTGCGCGAGAAGGAAAGCGGTGTTTATTCACCCCGCATACAGGCATCTTACAGCAAAATCCCGGTTGGCCGTTATAATATTACTATCAGTTTTAGCTGTGCACCGGCTAACGTTGATAAGCTGATCAACGCCGCGATGGAAGAGATCGCCAAGATCAAGCAAAACGGGCCTGAGAAAGTCGACATCGAAAAATTCGCTGCCGAAGAAAAACGTTCGACCGAAGTGCAGTTGAAAGAGAACAATTTCTGGGCTACCTATTTAACAGGGTCGGCTCAAAATGGCACAAATCCCGATCTGATCAACGATCATATCAAAAACCTGGATCAGGTTACACCGCAAACTGTCAAGGATGCGGCCAACAAATATTTTGGCGCGAACCAAATCAATCTTGTATTATATCCGGAGAAGAAGTAA